In Candidatus Tanganyikabacteria bacterium, a single window of DNA contains:
- a CDS encoding type II secretion system protein, whose translation MARTKRRGFTLIEVTLAIVIGVIMIAGATLLYNQSKISSGNSRAQAKVLALQQLIEEYAANNQGTYPGIDSVRSLFKRKRPDDYLKSPWGGQIGTDLQQAGDAQARGIADHSKTKSTVAPGDNDPWTQEALEGMNTVATGKPLNKTSYNGGLAFSLNNASTGTEGQDNTATRSIFDVITNVTKTVRGYSLWIYDQQGQYPNFAAGGKPE comes from the coding sequence ATGGCTAGGACGAAACGGCGGGGGTTCACCCTCATCGAGGTCACGCTGGCAATCGTCATCGGCGTCATCATGATCGCCGGTGCGACGCTGCTGTACAACCAGTCGAAGATCAGTTCCGGCAACAGCCGGGCCCAGGCGAAAGTCCTGGCGCTGCAGCAGTTGATCGAGGAGTACGCCGCCAACAACCAGGGCACGTACCCGGGCATCGACTCGGTGCGCTCGCTCTTCAAGCGCAAGCGGCCCGATGACTACCTCAAGAGCCCCTGGGGCGGGCAGATCGGCACCGACCTCCAGCAGGCGGGCGACGCGCAGGCCCGCGGCATCGCCGACCACTCCAAGACCAAGAGCACGGTCGCTCCTGGCGACAACGATCCCTGGACTCAGGAGGCCCTGGAAGGCATGAACACGGTTGCCACCGGCAAGCCGCTCAACAAGACCTCCTACAACGGCGGTCTGGCCTTCTCCCTCAACAACGCCTCGACCGGCACCGAGGGCCAGGACAACACCGCGACCCGCAGCATCTTCGACGTCATCACCAACGTCACGAAGACCGTCCGCGGCTACTCGCTGTGGATCTACGACCAGCAGGGGCAGTACCCCAACTTCGCGGCCGGCGGCAAGCCCGAATAA
- a CDS encoding type II secretion system protein gives MRVRTTRTKGFTLIEVTLAIVIGIIMIAGATLIYNQAKTSAGNSRAQAKVVALQALVEEYAAQNQGVYPQNLSDVNALWKRKRPDDWNKSPWGGVIGSSYNPTTSPDQQTAYGVGSNTGTTLLFPATTGVQASRPNPAVTGTVTIGTGGCVGIATTCGSAQGNNGYVGGLVFDYDAFNQSYTYPVDIMTNQTSLVKGYACYVVDQQGRFPNFIVGGRANQ, from the coding sequence ATGAGGGTCAGGACAACCAGGACCAAGGGGTTCACCCTGATCGAAGTCACGCTCGCGATCGTTATCGGGATCATCATGATCGCGGGGGCGACCTTGATCTATAACCAGGCGAAGACGTCGGCCGGAAACAGCCGCGCGCAGGCCAAGGTCGTCGCCCTCCAGGCGCTGGTCGAGGAGTACGCCGCCCAGAACCAGGGCGTGTACCCGCAGAACCTGTCCGACGTCAATGCCTTGTGGAAGCGCAAGCGGCCCGACGACTGGAACAAGAGCCCCTGGGGCGGTGTCATCGGCTCCAGCTACAACCCCACGACCTCGCCCGACCAGCAGACCGCCTACGGCGTAGGCAGCAACACCGGCACGACGCTGCTGTTCCCGGCCACCACGGGTGTGCAGGCCAGCAGGCCGAACCCGGCCGTTACCGGAACCGTGACCATCGGCACCGGCGGGTGCGTGGGCATCGCCACCACTTGCGGGTCGGCGCAGGGAAACAACGGCTATGTCGGCGGCCTGGTGTTCGACTACGACGCGTTCAACCAGTCGTACACCTACCCGGTCGACATCATGACCAACCAGACGTCGCTGGTTAAGGGCTACGCGTGCTACGTCGTCGACCAGCAGGGCCGCTTCCCCAACTTCATCGTGGGCGGCCGCGCGAACCAGTAA
- a CDS encoding ABC transporter permease subunit, with product MSTFAIARIFFREAIRDRILNLIWLFAIAMLGLSLFMGDLSAGSELKVVKDLGLGIINLLLVLVAIMIGASSIHKEIDKRTVYVVLSKPIARWQFLVGKFLGLFGVLLLLAVAMGVAYYLLLFLMVREFQLIYATAVGLMLLEASVIAALAILFSAITSPTLSAIYVLGVYLVGHNTETILKFGDRGEAPEYIRAIGRVLYHVLPNLETLNIKNQVVYGAGIGGVEAAWAIAYAAALIAVFMTLATLAFVTREI from the coding sequence ATGAGCACGTTCGCCATCGCTCGCATCTTCTTCCGCGAGGCCATCCGCGACCGGATCCTCAACCTCATCTGGCTCTTCGCCATCGCCATGCTCGGCCTCTCCTTGTTCATGGGGGACCTCTCGGCCGGCAGCGAGTTGAAGGTCGTCAAGGATCTGGGCCTCGGGATCATCAACCTTCTCCTGGTCCTGGTGGCGATCATGATCGGCGCCAGCTCCATCCACAAGGAGATAGACAAGCGCACGGTCTACGTGGTGCTTTCCAAGCCCATCGCGCGCTGGCAGTTCCTGGTCGGGAAGTTCCTGGGCCTTTTCGGCGTGTTGCTGCTGCTGGCGGTGGCGATGGGAGTCGCGTACTACCTCCTGCTCTTCCTGATGGTGCGCGAGTTCCAGCTTATCTACGCGACCGCGGTCGGGCTGATGTTGCTCGAAGCGAGTGTCATCGCGGCCCTGGCGATCCTCTTCTCGGCCATCACGTCGCCCACCTTGTCGGCCATTTACGTGCTGGGCGTGTACCTGGTGGGGCACAACACGGAGACCATTCTCAAGTTCGGCGATCGGGGCGAGGCACCCGAGTACATCCGGGCCATCGGTCGCGTGCTCTACCACGTGCTGCCCAACCTCGAGACGCTCAACATCAAGAACCAGGTGGTCTACGGGGCGGGCATCGGCGGCGTCGAGGCTGCCTGGGCGATCGCCTACGCGGCGGCGCTGATCGCCGTCTTCATGACCCTGGCGACGCTGGCCTTCGTCACCCGGGAGATCTGA
- a CDS encoding type II secretion system protein GspD, with product MTPHRLDRTSRLLRQGIVAMLAGLLTVGFGPTPESVAKPARGAKTAKARQVPPPPPEAAPEPVRLLVPPLIKPPAPKPRTPTGSGGSQEILNLPAGKADDTVMMGQRLNLPGGNDKIFLRARGLPVQEVLAAIAEMKSINMVIDPSVGGTVAVDFLDITLNTVMETLLSTNALSMLKMGSAYVIYRSGRYGQAQIRFIPVHFTNASDLVSKIVAITGATGLSGASNTAGGGAGAAAAGGAEGGFSPQFKLIADARTNSLIVHGTTEDIDIVEKLARRFDVLMPSKIFRLTHLTPAEAINLLRSSYFVGAGQGTNTMVSGGGASTGGGGAAAGGAAGASSGGSLTVRQLDFAAGSTLQTIQVAVSEATPRFVPLERDNNLLVIGSKEELGLVEQILPRIDKKRRQVLLRAQIVELNDDGSKTLGFTINQLSPGGGLVSGISNNTGGTLTVSLTDASQVARFQAALNALIASNQAKVLASPTVLAMDNRQSRISTTETVISGVSVTQPQSAAGGAPLPPVRTAVTTTVGVTLEITPRILLDNTVNLFIHPTISDAGQTVTFDGQPISLPRTRDYLTQELRVRDGETIVIGGLIRETASDTNSKVPLLGDLPILGFFFSTRNNVVNRTEVQIYITPEIQPDV from the coding sequence ATGACGCCCCACAGGCTCGACCGGACCAGCAGGCTGCTCCGGCAGGGCATCGTGGCCATGCTCGCCGGCCTCCTGACGGTGGGCTTCGGGCCGACCCCGGAGTCGGTCGCCAAGCCGGCACGCGGCGCGAAGACCGCAAAGGCGCGCCAGGTGCCGCCTCCGCCCCCGGAAGCGGCGCCCGAGCCCGTGCGCCTGCTGGTGCCGCCGCTGATCAAGCCGCCGGCACCCAAACCGCGGACGCCCACCGGGTCCGGGGGAAGCCAGGAGATCCTGAACCTGCCTGCGGGCAAGGCTGACGACACGGTCATGATGGGGCAGCGCCTGAACCTACCGGGCGGCAACGACAAGATCTTCCTGCGGGCTCGCGGCTTGCCGGTCCAGGAAGTCCTGGCCGCCATCGCCGAGATGAAGTCCATCAACATGGTCATCGACCCTTCGGTCGGCGGGACGGTGGCCGTGGACTTCCTGGACATCACGCTCAATACGGTCATGGAGACCCTGCTGTCGACCAACGCCCTCTCCATGTTGAAGATGGGTTCGGCGTACGTCATCTACCGGAGCGGCCGGTACGGGCAGGCGCAGATCCGCTTCATTCCGGTCCACTTCACGAACGCCTCGGACCTGGTGAGCAAGATCGTGGCCATCACCGGCGCGACGGGCCTCTCGGGCGCGTCCAACACCGCCGGCGGCGGCGCGGGCGCCGCCGCGGCCGGTGGCGCCGAGGGCGGCTTCTCGCCCCAGTTCAAGCTGATCGCCGACGCCCGCACCAACAGCCTCATCGTGCATGGCACCACCGAAGACATCGACATCGTCGAGAAGCTCGCACGGCGCTTCGACGTGCTGATGCCGAGCAAGATCTTTCGCCTGACGCACCTGACGCCCGCCGAGGCGATCAACCTGCTGCGCAGCAGCTACTTCGTGGGGGCCGGACAGGGTACCAACACGATGGTGAGCGGCGGCGGCGCGTCGACCGGGGGTGGCGGGGCCGCGGCTGGCGGCGCCGCGGGCGCCAGCAGCGGCGGCAGCCTCACGGTCCGGCAACTTGATTTCGCGGCCGGGAGCACCTTGCAGACGATCCAGGTGGCCGTCTCGGAGGCGACTCCCCGGTTCGTCCCTCTCGAACGGGACAACAACCTGCTGGTGATTGGATCGAAAGAAGAGCTCGGCCTGGTCGAGCAGATCCTCCCGCGCATCGACAAGAAGCGCCGCCAGGTGCTGCTGCGCGCCCAGATAGTCGAACTCAACGACGACGGGTCGAAGACGCTCGGATTCACCATCAACCAGCTATCGCCCGGCGGCGGCCTCGTGTCGGGGATCTCCAACAACACCGGCGGCACCCTGACGGTCAGCTTGACGGACGCCTCGCAGGTCGCCCGCTTCCAGGCGGCCCTCAACGCCCTCATCGCCAGCAATCAGGCTAAGGTCCTCGCGAGCCCCACGGTCCTGGCGATGGACAACCGGCAGTCGCGGATCTCGACGACCGAGACCGTCATCTCGGGCGTTTCGGTGACCCAGCCGCAGTCGGCCGCCGGCGGAGCTCCCCTGCCGCCCGTCCGCACCGCGGTCACGACGACCGTGGGCGTGACGCTGGAAATCACGCCGCGCATCCTCCTCGACAACACGGTCAACCTCTTCATCCATCCGACGATCTCGGATGCCGGCCAGACCGTCACGTTCGACGGCCAGCCGATCAGCCTGCCCCGGACTCGTGACTACCTGACGCAGGAGTTGCGCGTCCGCGACGGGGAGACCATCGTCATCGGCGGCCTCATCCGCGAGACGGCGTCCGACACGAATTCGAAGGTGCCGCTCCTCGGGGACCTTCCCATTCTGGGGTTCTTCTTCTCCACCAGGAACAACGTCGTCAACCGAACGGAAGTGCAGATCTACATCACCCCCGAGATCCAGCCCGATGTTTGA
- a CDS encoding type II secretion system protein yields MRGFQRVGGFTLMEVGLAITVGTVLVAAAVFAYQQAKDAAGDSLAKQRVGDLQAMVETYYTQNNAFPTVDALGEQWKAAREDYVKSPWGGQVTIANSARSAGIDGSDCLGNSTPANCSGTYSNVNVSNPPPPADAVKIDNNTDNLMYYRITLPAQSPPCCSTLYDIPRARRVNVYGYAVAQNKRGRSFYFVQSGRPAR; encoded by the coding sequence GTGAGAGGGTTTCAAAGGGTTGGCGGCTTCACTCTCATGGAGGTGGGCCTGGCCATCACCGTGGGCACCGTGCTGGTGGCGGCGGCGGTGTTCGCCTACCAGCAGGCCAAGGATGCCGCCGGGGATTCGCTGGCCAAGCAGCGCGTGGGCGATCTGCAGGCGATGGTCGAGACCTACTACACCCAGAACAACGCCTTCCCGACGGTCGATGCCCTGGGCGAGCAGTGGAAGGCCGCCCGGGAGGACTACGTGAAGTCGCCCTGGGGCGGCCAGGTGACGATAGCCAATTCCGCCCGATCGGCCGGCATCGACGGCTCCGACTGCCTCGGGAACTCGACGCCGGCCAACTGCTCCGGGACGTACTCCAACGTCAACGTCTCCAACCCCCCGCCTCCGGCGGACGCCGTGAAGATCGACAACAACACGGATAACCTGATGTACTACCGGATCACGCTCCCGGCCCAGTCTCCGCCGTGCTGCTCGACCCTCTACGACATCCCGCGCGCCAGGCGGGTCAACGTGTACGGTTATGCGGTCGCGCAAAACAAGCGGGGGCGCAGCTTCTACTTCGTCCAGAGCGGGAGACCCGCGCGGTGA